tagattaactaaaatgagatgaactcatttgagGTATCTACCAAACAGGCACTCAGTAATTAAATGAGCTTAAAATTAAAATTCTTCaatttttattcctttttttttccatagCTTGATGATTGGGTACTATGCCGGATCTACAAGAAGAATAACTCCCAGAAGCCGATGGATCGGGACAAGGAAGATTCCATGGATAACGTGCTTGGATCTCTGCCAACAGAGATCAATGGCCCACGGAATCAGAAATCCCAAGGGCAGAAGCCCACCAGTTACAGTGTATTGCTTGAAAACGATGAGAACTTCTTTGAAGGCCTACTAACTGAAGATGGCGTCAATGGAAATCCCAATCCCATACCCCAATTAGCATCATCTACAAGTTCGAAGACTCATCTCTCGATGGTTCCAGCAGCCATAGGTTCACTCCCCCAAAAGCGGACACTTGCATCTCCATACTGGAACGAGGTGGGATCTGCATCCAAGAGGCTCCAAAGCATCAATGATAGCATGATCGGTGGCAGTAACAGCAATTCGATATCGACGTTGATCAATCAACTTCCACAAGGGACTCCTTTCCATCATCAGACTCTTCTTGGGTCCATGGGCGAAAGCGTTTTCCGGCAACAATACCAGCTTCCAAGCATGAATTGGAATTCCtgatctagttttttttttttttttttggttggtgggccaccaccaaATAGGGAAGACTATGAAATCATTCTTCCTATGGTCAATATACACAGCTCGAAGAGGAATGAAATCAGAAACTCCCTAGTGCCATGTGTCAGCATCCCAAAGGGCTGGTGAGCATCAAACGCCCATGCCGATATTTAGACACCGTTGGATCTGGTGTCAGGGGTGAGATTGGGGTCACATGAAACAAGTACGGACCAATGAAAAGGGAAGTAGGCCATGGTTTTCTATGACTATAACGGTTTCTGCGAATTTCAGGTGAGGCCGTAAATACTCAGCTACACATTATTTCTgtttacattatatatatatatacacacacacacacacacacacacacacatacacacacacttacaaGAAAGATCGGTGGCCTGAAAATGGTATATTAAGCTAAGAGACAACTGTAGGCCTTGTATAGAGATTCGAGGGTAGATGTATTATTTTATTGCCTTATTTATGAAGCTTGTGATGGTGATTTCTTCATTTTAGTCTGTGTATTTCTAATAACATTGGGTTCGGGCTACATACCTGGCTCTTTGACAATGTTTACATTATATCTCAATTTCGTAGCAATTTCAGTATGTATGCTTGCAGTTTTTTATGTTTTACATTTGTGATATTTTTCATTTGCCATCACAAAGAATTCATGATGAATTAGTCCCTTGATATCTTTTTACTTGACATCTTTGATCCGataaccatttaaaaaaataaaaaaataaaaaaaaaaactattttttttaaagcaataaTAATGTCACAAATATTGACAATAACAAGAGGGCGTTTGGCACATAGTATTAGATGggaggtgggatggaattgcatttggtatgtgccaattccactcaatgtttgagaagaatggaaaagcttggaattagattagatggaattacatttggtcccgTGTCAATTTCACTCTATGTTAGCacgttgtgtaggtcccaccatgatgtgtgggctatatccacaccatccaccgatttttcaagatcattttttcGCATGGGCCAAAAactcaggtagatctaaagctcaagtggactccaccacagaaagcagtggagattgaacacctattgttgaaaaattctttggggccacataagttttggatctgcctcatctttaggcccatgccataaaatgatgttacaaaacatatgaatggtttggatataacacgtgttattctcaatagtttcaaatgattgTGAGTATATCTATTCACTATACAACAAACTAAATAGTGAATCCCaccatattacaaacatagcatttTATTAGGCTTATCCCATGATAACACCAGGGACAATTCCtgtcatatgtaataattatattttttgaatatcataccacctaatccttcccaataccatgcgccaaacacccctaGGCATAAGAGTTTAAAATTTCTGTTATTTTCCAGAgtttttgctttttgttttttaaatggtTAAGTATTGATTCAACTCCATAACCTTCTGGTTGCAAGAGTAGGAACCGCTCAACTCACCAAAGGTCCTAACCCGGAGGAGAAGGGGTGCGACACAAGTGGGTCAACTGTGTTAGCACTACTTTGGCCGAAGCATGCATAACTGTGGAATTCCGATGAGATACAGTGTGCTGGTGCTGCTATAGCATCCTACTAATTTTTAAGGCGATCCACAACTTAATTTTAAACAGATTaagattttaaattttaaaaaaaaaaaaaaaaccacgataATACATTTTTTACTGTCGAGGTCTCTATTAAAAATGGTTTGCAAAAGAAGCTAagggggctgtttgatttttcatatttggAACTATGAAGGTCTCATTTAATAAAAATGGTTTGAGCAAGAGTCTGGGGGCCGTTTGAATTTTTTACTTTCAAAGTAAATACGTGTAAATGGCTAATTATTACGCCTTCCCCTAATTTGAAAGTGGGTGAGTATTTCCAAATTCCACATGGGAAACCCGTCCCAA
This region of Magnolia sinica isolate HGM2019 chromosome 1, MsV1, whole genome shotgun sequence genomic DNA includes:
- the LOC131230013 gene encoding NAC transcription factor 56-like yields the protein MESTDSSSGSQQPQLPPGFRFHPTDEELVVHYLKKKAASAPLPVTIIAEVDLYKFDPWELPDKATFGEQEWYFFSPRDRKYPNGVRPNRAATSGYWKATGTDKPILTSGGTQKVGVKKALVFYGGRPPKGIKTNWIMHEYRLTDGSISKPPIVDIASKKSSLRLDDWVLCRIYKKNNSQKPMDRDKEDSMDNVLGSLPTEINGPRNQKSQGQKPTSYSVLLENDENFFEGLLTEDGVNGNPNPIPQLASSTSSKTHLSMVPAAIGSLPQKRTLASPYWNEVGSASKRLQSINDSMIGGSNSNSISTLINQLPQGTPFHHQTLLGSMGESVFRQQYQLPSMNWNS